The Candidatus Izemoplasma sp. genome has a window encoding:
- a CDS encoding ABC transporter ATP-binding protein, whose translation MDNVIILKKIDKVYGEKVKTHALKDINLSFERESFNSIIGQSGSGKSTLLNILGTLDKPTNGQVFINDVDTNDLNPNHLAELRNQTMGFVFQFHYLLPEFTAYENVLMPVQISGEPITNELKDRANELTDLVGLEKVKHNLANNMSGGQQQRTAIARALINQPDIILADEPTGNLDSDTTEKVYKLLRDINEKYKTTFIVITHDRTVAEKADCIIELQDGEVYLDVTK comes from the coding sequence ATGGATAATGTGATTATTTTAAAAAAGATTGATAAAGTCTATGGAGAGAAAGTTAAAACGCATGCCTTAAAAGATATTAATCTATCATTTGAACGAGAAAGCTTTAATTCTATTATTGGCCAATCTGGTAGTGGAAAATCTACATTATTAAACATTTTAGGAACACTTGATAAACCAACAAACGGCCAAGTCTTTATTAACGACGTCGACACAAACGACTTAAATCCCAATCATTTGGCTGAATTACGTAATCAAACGATGGGATTTGTATTTCAGTTTCATTATCTATTGCCTGAGTTTACAGCTTATGAAAATGTTTTAATGCCTGTGCAAATTAGTGGCGAGCCTATAACTAATGAGCTCAAGGATCGTGCCAACGAATTAACGGATTTGGTCGGACTTGAGAAAGTTAAACATAATTTAGCCAATAATATGAGTGGTGGACAACAACAACGGACAGCTATCGCCCGTGCATTAATCAATCAACCAGACATCATCTTAGCAGATGAACCAACGGGAAACTTAGATAGTGATACAACTGAAAAAGTATATAAGTTATTAAGAGACATTAATGAAAAGTATAAAACAACATTTATTGTCATCACTCACGATCGGACTGTTGCTGAAAAAGCAGATTGCATTATTGAGTTACAAGATGGTGAAGTGTATCTAGATGTTACGAAGTAA
- the whiA gene encoding DNA-binding protein WhiA: MSFATNVKSELITVKANTCCELAELAALLRINGEVTISSNGVRIDFHTTNIGVARHVVERVKRLYKTEVELLSKKQMKLQKNDIYIIKVAHKANTIVHECGLMDDYDNMMKDPLLVKDCCKKAYLRGAFLAAGSINSPRSSSYHLEIHTNYEAHAQAIMSLLNYFDLNAKYISRKNGYIAYIKESERISDFLRLTGATSALFTYEDERIKRDFVNSITRVMNMDIANQNKTLEAANKQLKSISILENTLDISTLNKSVQEAIKLRKSYPESSLKELSQLSEDLIGKKVSKSALNHRFRNINELATEIMEEMDYE, from the coding sequence ATGAGTTTTGCAACAAATGTAAAAAGTGAACTAATAACCGTAAAAGCCAATACCTGTTGCGAGCTAGCAGAACTTGCTGCTTTACTGCGTATCAATGGTGAAGTTACGATATCGAGTAACGGTGTGAGAATTGATTTTCATACAACGAATATTGGCGTCGCGCGGCATGTTGTAGAGCGCGTTAAACGACTATACAAAACAGAAGTTGAGTTACTATCAAAGAAACAAATGAAACTTCAAAAAAATGATATTTATATTATTAAGGTCGCTCATAAAGCCAATACTATTGTTCATGAATGTGGTTTAATGGATGATTATGATAATATGATGAAAGATCCTTTGTTAGTTAAGGATTGTTGTAAGAAAGCTTATTTAAGAGGTGCTTTTTTAGCCGCAGGATCGATTAATTCTCCCAGATCATCTAGCTATCACTTAGAAATTCATACAAATTATGAAGCCCATGCACAAGCGATTATGTCATTGCTAAATTATTTTGATTTAAATGCAAAATACATTTCACGTAAAAACGGATATATTGCCTATATAAAAGAATCTGAAAGAATATCTGATTTTCTCCGATTAACAGGTGCGACAAGTGCATTGTTCACCTATGAAGATGAGCGAATTAAACGGGATTTTGTTAATTCCATTACACGGGTTATGAATATGGATATTGCGAATCAAAATAAAACACTTGAGGCGGCGAATAAACAATTAAAAAGTATCAGTATATTAGAAAACACGCTTGATATTTCGACATTAAATAAAAGTGTTCAGGAAGCTATAAAATTACGCAAATCATATCCTGAATCATCATTAAAAGAACTCTCACAATTGAGTGAAGATTTGATTGGTAAAAAAGTCAGTAAATCGGCATTAAATCACCGCTTTCGCAATATTAATGAATTGGCCACTGAAATTATGGAGGAAATGGATTATGAGTAA
- the acpS gene encoding holo-ACP synthase gives MSNVGIDIVEFEEIKERLSDRFIERVLSEEEINIYQRISHTDRKLSFLAGRFAAKEAYTKVYKSFDQELNFSDVSILNDHYGAPYIKSAYHPEDTVSVSISHSRQYAIAICIKET, from the coding sequence ATGAGTAATGTAGGTATTGATATTGTTGAGTTTGAAGAAATTAAAGAACGGCTGAGTGATCGCTTTATAGAACGTGTTTTGAGTGAAGAGGAGATCAATATTTATCAAAGGATTAGCCATACTGATAGAAAATTATCTTTTTTAGCAGGACGTTTCGCAGCCAAAGAGGCTTATACCAAAGTGTATAAGAGTTTTGATCAAGAACTTAATTTTAGTGATGTAAGTATACTCAATGATCATTACGGAGCACCCTATATAAAAAGTGCATACCATCCAGAGGATACCGTTAGTGTAAGTATCTCTCATTCAAGACAATATGCGATTGCGATATGTATCAAAGAGACATAA